One part of the candidate division WOR-3 bacterium genome encodes these proteins:
- the ricT gene encoding regulatory iron-sulfur-containing complex subunit RicT, which produces MKFFKKKEDIKSLEVSIIGGPLARYSIPKDMEIDKNLKFALIKIEGEEKPIYVKVRGISEKESKIRLVHISPCEDKELIKLFRNMVYGILFEEKIRDIRIVDIELDREKGIIKFTFTADKRYDLSKIAPIIAKKLHLHTEFKQKGTRDYARELGGIGRCGRILCCETWLKDIPPITIDMARKQYIFTAPENLTGICGRLLCCLRFELNVYEELSKGMPEIGREIFTEKGMARVSDINIFKREYKLSFEDGSEEWVKIEEP; this is translated from the coding sequence ATGAAATTTTTTAAAAAGAAAGAAGATATAAAATCACTTGAAGTATCAATAATAGGGGGTCCTTTAGCAAGATACAGTATTCCAAAGGATATGGAAATAGATAAAAATTTAAAATTTGCTCTTATAAAAATTGAGGGAGAAGAAAAACCAATTTATGTAAAAGTAAGAGGAATTTCAGAAAAGGAATCAAAAATTAGATTGGTACACATTTCTCCCTGTGAAGATAAAGAATTAATTAAACTTTTTAGAAATATGGTTTACGGAATTCTATTTGAAGAAAAAATAAGAGACATAAGAATAGTTGATATTGAACTGGATAGAGAAAAAGGTATTATAAAATTTACCTTCACAGCTGATAAAAGATATGACCTATCTAAAATTGCTCCAATTATAGCAAAAAAATTACATTTACATACTGAATTCAAACAGAAGGGAACAAGGGATTATGCAAGGGAACTTGGAGGAATAGGAAGGTGCGGAAGAATTTTATGTTGTGAAACATGGCTTAAGGATATACCTCCAATAACAATTGATATGGCGAGGAAACAGTATATTTTCACTGCACCTGAAAATTTAACTGGAATCTGTGGTAGGCTTCTGTGCTGTCTTAGATTTGAACTTAATGTATATGAGGAACTTTCAAAGGGAATGCCAGAAATAGGAAGAGAAATCTTTACAGAAAAAGGTATGGCAAGGGTTTCAGATATTAATATTTTTAAAAGAGAGTATAAACTAAGCTTTGAAGATGGATCTGAGGAATGGGTTAAAATTGAAGAACCTTAA